agttcgattggatagatgcgttccacatagtcaccaaattttgaattgtttagtgaaagaacatcatctatatagcggaaagtagagttaaaggatattgctaacttcttatctttcttcctaagaagttcctgcatgaagtcagcctcataataataaagaaacaagtcggcgagtagaggggcacagtttgttcccattggaatgccgacagtctgttgaaaaacacgtcctccgaacgtaaatcaagaaatcaagcatcttgataatatcagtttcagagaattttttgtttgaatcagagtgattctttacaaagtaggatttatccctccctaagacaagatacttgtatctacgttggccattcttttttatgaagcaaagttataccaactctttcaatttgtcttttagtttggaatgtggaaaacttgtgtacagagtagaaaattcaaatgttttaatactgttacaagatgaaagagagttagattgtatgtactctaaaagatcttttgaatttttaagtatccacatctgattcacgccacctctagaataggcagtttcacaataactttgaagcccgtctttgattgctgataaaataaatgttaataatttagaggtttcgtggagcacttcgaagacccagcaatataccgttgtttgtaaggacacttatgtagtttaggtatccaatacagtgatggaagatccagttcttcatctttggttgaaattccaaaggaacatagaacagacctatgattatccaggatttcctctttggtaagtgttgtgagggtatatgttgagtttccaagtgaattgtcaatacctaattcgtttatcaagcagttgatgtagtgacttttacacacaaaaacgatgttatttggggctttatctgcggggacaacaacatatttgtcatggaggtcggataggtgttttgcaacatttggatctttaaagattgacgtagcatgggcattgatggacccattcagtttcttaattctgatttgtatcaacgacctcactgccttaatccattcggaaagagtgtctacgtcttccttctcgcgcttagcccattgcctggcataatcctcgactgaatccatcaaaattttaaaattgtatttccaattgatggatttaggctcacgatatttgggacctttcgataacacatttcgtagagaagtgttattaacaatgttaaggtcaccggtaataacgtggccagcaggattatatgtgaatttggaactagcacaagtgcaatcaggaggtttagacttgaagtcgtcaatatcgagatcctgcaaaacgcgtttgtaattgaaaattttagttgcaataggtttggtataggtataagaaattattggtacagactggtctttgaaataaggaggtatttttcgattgcactaatttatgatgaaggatattgcctaggttgacgccatcgagacctttgttggcgaaggaaagattaagaaaagatcttttctctttttcatcttttccaatgagGAATCAATTGAAGTAGCATATTTGACAATATACAAGTTTGCGTTGCCATCCTAGCTCTGAAACCTGTTTctcaaaaatattgattttttagaaCAAAATCTACATTAATCCCATAGATTACATACAATAtttcacacacacacaaaaaaaaatacgaGTTGACTAACTTTTTCATGTACTTTAACAGCCCGTATCATTATGGTACATGCCTGATAATTCTTGACACAGACCATCAATTTGGAATATCAATTTCCATGAAATCCTAGAACACAGTTAAACGACTTCTCTAAAATTTTACTTAGATTTTGCCCGATTTACCTAATTTCAcaacatgaaaacaaatattcagaAAGAATTAATCTGGAATAGATATTATACCTATATTTCGATTTTGTTGAAACCCTAGATCAAAGGGaggtttttcataattttttttatttcttttcacaaAAACTATGATTCTACCCCAACCCCTAATTTCAAAACAATACTATTTACACAAGGAATCAATTGAAGTAGCATATTTGACAATATACAAGTTTGCGTTGCCATCCTAGCTCTGAAACATGtttctcaaaaatatttattttttagaacaaaATCTACATTAATCCCATAGATTACATACAATatttcacacacacacacacaaaaaatcgATATTCCGCACAACAATTATACACAATTTTATCAATTTCCTGCCTATTCATATGAACAATTGTGTTTTGCGTTCATAAAATGTATTAGTAAAACCTTTACCATTGTTGAACAATTTTTTCGAAAATAATAATTTGCACAGCCATCATATTTTAAAATGGGTTTATATGATTACATCATAAATTTGATGCTTGATGTTGCCTATTCACAGCAAATGTTTCATAAATAAGGATGGAGACTCTGTCGGAAAGGTCAGGATCACAATTCATGACTATGAGCAGGATTGCCAGTTTTTCGTGGAATGGTTGAATGAAATACAATCAAAACCTTAAATACTGAACTGATATATAAATCTTCCAAGGTTTATCACTATTTTTGATATACATACAATATAGTTAATTGATCATATCATTctatcctatccatgaacatttctaggaatttttcaatgaaatatatgctcagatattcaagatacaaaatgatgaaaaagaaaattacataacttttgcaatgTGCAGTTCTTAAAATAGCATCCAATGATGTCTTTGTtcaagaaatttttaaaatttgagttGAATCAgctacaaccaatactttatacgattcaatgtttaatttttcgTCTCACTGATAAATCTAAGCAATCTTGTCAAGATTAGTGGTTATCTCCTGGCACACTTGCTTCCTCCACCTATTAAAGAACTGACCACCACGAAGAAGATAAGTGCGTTGAAAGTAGTGTTAAACACTAATAATCAATCAATGGACCAAGATCACAAAATTGCTCAGATTTGTCCTAAATTCAAATATACAAAGTCATGTTTGACTCATAACTGTAGAGTATTCAAGTTACTTTATACTGTTTTATCTCACCATtaatggaaatgagatgtgtagataaactcagcatagataccagaatttacattttatatttgtgccagacgcgcaaaagactcatcagtgacggtcgactcaaaagaatttaaaaaggccaaataaatgacgaagttaaagagcattgaggaccaaaaattcctacaagttttgccaaatacagctatgtaATCTATTTCTAAAGTAGAAAAGCCTCAGTATGTCTGGGGAGAAGGGTCTAGTCTTGAGTTTCATATTGCTTGAGGTTATCTATATACCAACATTTGGGGAAGGTTAGAATATCTATCTGCAATGGCAAgacaatacattttatttataaaagatgGCGGAAACTCGGGTATCCATTTTTGAGCTTTGCTTGCCGTTAACTCCAGTATGAGGTTAGGGATAATGAGTTATGcaaagctttatatttttattgtagaaATTTTGTTTCATTGATGTCCCTTGCTCTGTGTTTCCATCTGCCATaagttatttttcttaaaatagtATGTCAATGAAACTTAGTATGCAGTTGTTTCCACAGGGAGATGCAGAATTTGGGAAATGTTCACCAAGTTTGTCATCTTAAGAAATAATTTGAATAGTTCTCATGTTTTTCCATgacgccatcttgaaaaaaaatttcatatctgcttttttaaacattttggcCTCGATCATCACTAAAGAGACCTTGATTGTCGAAATACGCGTTTAGTTCAGAAAAAATGGTACCTTTTATGTTACTACCTATGTTCGCCATCTTTGGAAATATTCTCAATATCACATTATGTTTACCGTTTTTTGAAACATGAAGAATCTGAATACGACCCTGTTGGCCAAATTCGCCATTTTTGCCATTTTTGGAAACATTTTGAGTAGGAACCATTCTTCGAGTTCGCCATCTTTGAAAACATTCTGAAAAGAAGCTATATTCGCCAAAGTTCGCATCTTTGGAATCATTCTGAACAATACCCTTTTCATGTTTAAATGTTATGCTATTTTTGTCaagtttcatttttatttttcggAATCTGGCAATACCACACGGATCGATTGACACATGATACATCAATTTGGATTTATCTAATCATATACTACAGATTATTATGTCAACACAATCAAATACCTCAGTATTACCAGAGACACATGAATATCTGTCTCTGGTATAACTTTAGTTATGATACACACCAATCAAGCAATTTTTCGATAAAGGGACATTGCTCTTATTCGTGCCTTTTCATTGACAACTGTCCGCCCATTGTGACAGTCGCATCTTGATGCTGTATATGGTATTAAATGGGATCTTCAGCTAGATAGATGGTGTCAACAATCAATAACGAGGAAAGGGTAATATGTTATCTGGAGATATGACTTGCATCAGTCAGTGTAAATCATTGTGTCATTGTTTTGACATAGGAAGCCAGATTTTAGATATCTTATTCCCATTTAGGTACGTATTACCCCGTGAAGACATGACTGGAATGATGCCCATCacttagaaaaaaatgtttttctgttttgtGTCTATTGAAGTTACTATTAAAAGATCTAACTGATTCTTGTATCATCTATCAGCAAAGGGCaatgcatttttaaattttttaaaagccCTGATGAATAATTGTCCAAATTGATTTTATAGCTTTATGCATGTTAAAGTCAGGAAAATGAGTTATTTTCCATTTGTTAACATagttgagcgtttgattttgtcaggtttTTATGCTTCCTCCTTTTTTTTACCCTGGAGTTCGGTAAAattattaatatgttttatacTCTAACCATCAGACAtcatataaactcatcattgataccggTACCAGGCTTGCATGATACACATGAGTATATTGATCAGGTGGTAATAGGACTGGatgatttaattacatgtatatattgctaaaaacaaaacattagtgTGCTCCTTTCCTTTTTTGTTGCTGTACAACCTTTATAGTAGCGAGATGATCTTATGTGGACTTCATTACCTATTGTTATAGCTATAGTAGATGCTAACAAGAAACATTTTATCAGAAATATGGCTTCCTTTGTGACAAAAGGACGCACTTACTTACTTACACATTGACGAATTCATAGGTCGGGAGGAGGCATGACCCTATCCTCGTGGATATTACCGACCGTGCGagagctgtatagccagtcaagatcGTTAAAAACTTCCAGTTGTTGTTGTATCCTCGTGGTTCGTACTTGCTGTTCATCACTGTCTATATATTGCAACACTCAATTGTTTCGCCATAAACGTAAAGACTGATAAACCTTTAGATAGGACAATCATCGTTTACCCATACAAAACAACGTCACGATAAGGTTCGACCAAAAAGAAAGTATGTAGAACACATCATTAGACGAATGAAAAGATAACTAATGCAGTACAGTCCCTTCAACTGAACATGCTTAACGatgaatttatataattatatctaAAGTCATATCGACAtcttaaattgtatataacttgTACTAGTGTTTTCAATAGAGGTTCAATTAATCTCCACTATTTAAATAATGTGAAATGATGTGTCAGGTATTCGATCATTGATATAATAATTTCAGATTTAGaacaataaaaatgtatatactgATTGAATTCAAAATGACATTTACTGAGGAGAATTTCAACCCACTCAGCTATCTGGTATCGTAATCGGAATAGGTTTCGGTTTTGGGTTAAGGTGAATATGTCGAATAGAGCATGTGTTAACCAAGTTTGTCACCTTCAGAAACATTCTGAATAGGAACAGTATTCGCCAAATGTGTCACCCCAAAAACATTCCGAAGAGCACTTCAATTACCCATATTCTGAATAGTACATATGTTCACCATGACTTAAACTGTAATACCTTTAAgtgaaaatttcattgagttatGCACGGGTAGTTTGTTGACTCGgtcataaaatttaatttttatagtaatttaAAATGATATTCTCAATTTGGTTGTCTGGTTTTCATAGTGTTAAACTGCCTATTCTGGTTTTCATAATGTTAAACTGCTTATTCTGGATTTCATAATGTTAAACTGCCTATTTTAGAgatgaatcagatgtggatactaaaaaattccaaagatcttttagagaaTATACAATCTAAAACTCTTTCATCTTGCagtagtattaaaacatttgtcttttctgcactttacacaagtattccccattccaaactaaaagacaaattgaaagggttggtattgctttgtttcttaaaaaagaatggtcaacgtacaagtatcttgtctgacattatcaagatgcatGATTTCTTGATTCACATATTTGTGACGTTTGGAGGATGTGTTTTTCAAAAGACTGTTagtattccaatgggaaccaattgtgcccctcttcttgccgaattgttttgttattattatgaggctggcTACACACAggaatttttttatgaaaaaagatagcaatatcctttaactttactttccgctatatagatgatctcctttcacaaaataattcaaaatttggtgacaatgttgaacgcatctatcccatcgaactagcgataatagttatcaaaggtaccatgtttataatttagtaccccagacgcgtgtttcgtctacataagactcatcagtgactctcatatcaaaatatttataaagctaaataagtacaaagttaaagagcactgaggacccgaaattcaaaaaagttgtgccaaatacggctaaggtaatctctgcctgggataagaaaatcctgtttttcaaatgatacaacagatacaatttAGTCTggctcatatcttgacttatttTTAGAACTTGACAATGAttgtcagttgaaaacaaaactttatgagatgaaaaagaaaaagagatgacttcagcttctcaattgtgaactttctatttctatgttgcaatattccagcagctctataacctatcgaattagactctTTACCGGGGTTGTCTAaacatgagtaacacgacgggtgcttcatgtggagcaggatctgtttacccttctggagcacatgTGATCAcgaccagtttttggtggggtacgTGTTGCTTAaacttcagttttctatgttgtgtcttgtgtactattatttgtctgtttgaccctttcttttgtagccatgtctttgtcaatttattttcgatctatgagtttgactgtcactctggtatctttcgcccctcctttaAGGAAATTATCAAACCATTTCATGCATATATACTAAATCAAATGGGAACGTTCTTTATTTCATTAGAAATCCATTAGAAGTTTAGCCGGcacaaatatttcattcagtttttgttTGATCAAAAACTTTCGCTTCGTCTTATCCTTCGGGCTTTAGTGCCGATGTTTGCCAATcgtgattttaaaaacataaactgaaattgaaaatagcACGTATATAATATGTAataagatttttgtttttgatttatttttatattctctcttttcctttttttgaaaaggaatgactgtaatatttgtttctgtctatgaagaaataacataaaaaatgtggtgcacattgAATAACCCGTGGGcaatttattttaaagtgtgcaccacattttttatgttatttcaaatagacataACAATGTTACAGTTATCTTTTATAatctatttcaatttcattttaaaccggaTTAAATCATGAAAAACATTGACGACATCACGGtcatatgacaaaattatgtctatgagctgatatacaaaacaacgtcagctctgctggtggactgttagtccccgagggtatcaccaagcccagtagccagtacttcggtactggcatgaaaatacggattttttgtgttattaaaatttgcagttacaaaatgttaaaaaatattataaattaaggaatgtatctccctcgtgcaaagctctgattcctttcacggatttggctatactttttggtccttttggattatagctcatcatcttttatataagctttggatttcaaatatattttggccacgagcatcactgaagagacatgtattgtcgaaatgcgcatctggtgcaggaaaattggtaccgtttatgttattatcagacgcgttacatccaaattTAATTATTCAAACATGGTCATAAAAGTTGTCCCATAGATTAAAATTTTCTATCTAATTCGGTTAATACTGTCTTCTTCTAACATTATTTTATTCTACTCATCACCGGTTTTCTCTGCGCACTGGCAATTATTGAATTTCGTCGAGGTGTCATGTTTAAGGTCACTGCATACGAAAAAATTTGTCGGCAACTAAGAGTACGGGAAGAAAATAAATCAATGGCAGCACATTTCTGACGATTTGTATGAAATAAAGGATGAAAGTCTATATACACATTCCTTATAATAAACTAtgcaaaatgcctgtaccagctcgggaatatgacagttgttgtccattagtttgatgtgttttatcatttgattttgccatttgataagggactttccgttttgaatttttctcgaagTTCaatatttctgtgattttactttttgctactGAAGGATTTTGGGATAGGGTATGGGTTAAGTATATTaaacatattcatattttttgGGTTAATTTCAATGATCGTATAACTTTAAAAAGATCGATCCAAATAGCTGGAAAGTTaagatttgtttcttttttttattttttcagaccTGAAATATCTATAGCATTATACAAAGTAACATCTGACAGTTCAGTCAATTGTGCCTGGTAACGACGGTTTTAGATCAAATGGTAAAActacaaacatatttttcaaTGACATTGTGCAAAAGTTATTTCTCAGTAAAAACAAGACACATATCAATCTACATGATGGGTTGAATATTTACAATGCAGAGGACATGAAACATACAATATAACAATGAATTGTGTAATCTGAACTAAGtaattacttttatttaaatgTGTTACTTACACCAGAGACATacctatatatatgtttttgcttACACTGTATGAACCATTGATTATTCTGCGtttttatagttatcaaaagtaccaggctcataattttcaagtttgagTTTGAAGTAACACCATTGTTTGCCAAAGAATAAAGGACACAACAAATAATGAATACAGAGCAATAGACAATAATAAGAAACAATAGAcaataatggggggggggggagatttACTAAGAAAAGAAGAACACAAATCTAATGATTAAACACATTACTTCGAGTTTGTTGTATTTCATTCTTTTAGAGGTGCGAGTTTAAAAACGTGATGACGTTGTAATTATTAGTGAGAGCGTGTCAGTAGTACATTGGCGTGGGCCTAGTTAtcataaattcatgacaaatggTATACAGCACCATTGTCGCCTGTTAATGAACCAACTTCTGAGCTTTATTTGGGGTTTAATTAATTAAGTACGCTGATGAAAGCAGAATATGAAGTTATAAAGTACAGTATATACAATATCTTTTTATTACTATATAATACTTCAGACGATCGTCGGCTCGGAGACAAACCGGCTTAACAATTTTTGTCTTCAAATCTAATAGTATCGATAGATAGAGAAACACTTcttcaaaaaataaagaatacagaaaaatggCCTTCATATACAAAGAATGCAGTAAAATGGCCTAGATATGCGAAAAATGCAGAATAAAGGTTTCCCATCAAAACTTTCCACTTTGCTACATTTGCTAAGTTCCAGATTTATGACTATAGCAATGTATAAAGACAACTTCCAAACAAAGTAGCAGTAATAACCGTATTGTCACCAATATAGCAGTTGGTAAATGTCATTTCCTGCCCAATACTAAATTGAAAACAAGAAGTAGTTTCCCAACAAAGCTGTGCACAATCGTTCAAGTTGGTTGCTGTCTGTAACCGTACATGATTGATGAtggttgtgtcattggcaattcTCCGAAAGTAAACACATCTCTCGTTGATCACGTTATTATCTATAAAatacacacacatacacatatatatatatataaatatctatatataatagTCTATAATAGTCTTGAAAAGTCCCAAGATGGATGAAAGCGCtagacaatgctgcttttaaaacttattttgtgtatttaatttttgatatataattctgtacaccgcttgaaaagaaactttttttgtatatataaacttcgtctcgggctgatatgggggtctcgggatgatacccgggccgatatggaaaaggccatgtattaatccaTAATATTATATTCTAAAATAGTAGTGTTTTCAGTTCTCCTAAAATTTCCTTTGAAAAGATTTCCCGACACAATCGTCATGAACACCAAAAACCATCGTCTTTAGTCAAACTGTCTTGAGAATTGtatcttgatttttttaattaacatagcttttaaactttaaatgtaGTAATTGACCCTGTCAAACCAAGCCAGTGCAGAAGTCACTGGATGGATTAGTCGGATTGTGTTACTTGGATCAAATTTGATTGGAAATCTAATAATATGGATTGTGAAAACCCTCAGGAATGTAATTTTCCTGAGTTTTATACTGTTCTTCTTCTACTATTAGTGAAAGTTAAATGATCATGACTACCCGTTCCCTTTCTATTTTGGACTTTTAGTCTCATGTGAATGTAATTTCAACATTGATGAACTgtataaaaagtgaaaaaaatgttataaaatgctATAGTATTAATGCTATTGTAATTTACCAACAGAATGCAATAACGCCATGTTTCTTCTGCATCATAAgttctttcaaatatttaaaaacagaATTATAACGCGATCATATGGGTAACCTTACCTACAGTGGAGGAAAGTGTTGTTATCAAAGGCGTTGTTTGAGCGTCTGAAAATTTGTCTTCTAGTGTTACCGACGACGTGTGAATTTGGGTTGACACGGCTTTTGATAACAAAGGTGTTGTATGAGCTTCAGGAAACTTGCCTTCTGGTGTAACAGTCGATGAGTGAACTTGCGTTGATAAGGATTCTGTTTGCGAAGGTGTTGTTTGAGCTTCAGGATAGTAAGCTTTTGGTGTTAAAGTCGAAGAGTGAACTTGAGTTGTAAAGACTTCTGTTACCAAAGGTGATGTTTGAGATTCAGGATAGTTAGCTTCTGGTGTTAAAGTCGATGAGTGTACTTGAGTTGTTAAGGCTTCTGTTTGCGAATGTGTTGTTTGAGATTCAGGATAGATAGCTTCTGGTGTTAAAGTCGATGAGTGAACTTGAGTTGTTAAGGCCTCTGTTTGCGAAGGTGTTGTTTGAGCGTCAGGATTACTAGTTTCTGGTGTTAAAGTCGATGAGTGAACATGTGTTGATAATGCTTCTGTTTGTGAAGGTGTTGTTTGAGATTCAGGAAAGTTAGCTTCTGGTGTTAAAGTCGATGAGTGAACTTGAGTTGTAAAGGCTTCTAATACTTGAGATTTTGGATAGTTAGCTTCTGGTGTTAAAGTCGATGAGTGAACTTGCGTTGATAAGGCCTCTGTTTGCGAAGAAACAGTAACATCAATTGTATAGTCACCTGAAGTAAAACATTTACgtcgttgtcatttttttttatgaattaatcaTAACGGGCTTTTAATTGATGTTAGTCGACTTTTTCTTTAAAAACGAAATTGGAATTATTGAGTTGCAAAATCAACAGAAATAGCATGCTTATCATTTATCGGTTCATGTATAAAGAGAAAAATATATTGTGTTATTTATAGATTATAGATGTGTATGGTGAACGATAACCATCAAACATACCGTACATTTGACGAGTCGAGTTCTTTGtcatatttataaaagtaaggaAGTAACTTACGTAAGTAATTattgtttatcaaataaaatataagtaGGTGATATCCCTAACAGAAAATTCATAAGGGAGCACGTAAAGAATTCTTAAACGCACGAACTATATTTGGTTGCAAATTACAAAAAAGGAATTGTGTTTGctaacatttttttatacatgttaatatataattgTTACCGGTAGCTAAATGTTTCGGGTAAATTTTTCCAAAAAATGCATTTCAGGCACGCCAAAAAATCTATTTACCAACGAGAAGATACTTCAATATATGTCAATAAACTTTCGGGTCTGGTTGATTCTGCATATCACATTAATTCATATGTAAATCATATGGTCAATAGTTTGTACAATTTAGTTATATTTCTgcatttaatgtcatttcatatCTGTATACATCATTAAAAGGGGAGTGTTtgaatgtggagcaggatctgcgtacccttctagagcacctgagtttttggtggggttcgtgttgctaaatCTTAAGCtatctattttgtgttttgtgtattattatttgtctgtttatcttgttcatttttagccatggtgttgtcagttcattttcaatctatcagtttgactgtgcctctggtatctttcgccctcttATTTTAAATTTGGAAATTTCATTAAGTTAAGGTGTTGTGGGTTCgtgctgttatttttttttttatttccagtgTTTCGTAGACTATTGTCTGTGATATAGTCGTTTTATTTGctctattattaaaaaa
The window above is part of the Mytilus galloprovincialis chromosome 4, xbMytGall1.hap1.1, whole genome shotgun sequence genome. Proteins encoded here:
- the LOC143070508 gene encoding uncharacterized protein LOC143070508, whose amino-acid sequence is MTGICSVSGLLFLLTTLPFVVNRKNDWCVSKEDPDPFNFWKLEASKHDEEYNSSRTYAELHNVALVESDDSRFGVLSFNGSNDSYVYIDNINKSFSVGEYAMSWMMYIEPSETDSRSTILKYQNQNGTVPFHLELLSNGTLSCTMRDTNGNQYNVTSRIKVTERKFIGVNFNFLWDKQFDFFHVYTDGEGKQIIDPESLTLNIVQFKLFLEDTTHVLIGSGFHGNISCIQFYNSSVIKSPLKGAPLLCDPVLTIDDSFGDYTIDVTVSSQTEALSTQVHSSTLTPEANYPKSQVLEAFTTQVHSSTLTPEANFPESQTTPSQTEALSTHVHSSTLTPETSNPDAQTTPSQTEALTTQVHSSTLTPEAIYPESQTTHSQTEALTTQVHSSTLTPEANYPESQTSPLVTEVFTTQVHSSTLTPKAYYPEAQTTPSQTESLSTQVHSSTVTPEGKFPEAHTTPLLSKAVSTQIHTSSVTLEDKFSDAQTTPLITTLSSTVDNNVINERCVYFRRIANDTTIINHVRLQTATNLNDCAQLCWETTSCFQFSIGQEMTFTNCYIGDNTVITATLFGSCLYTLL